In Clostridium sp., one DNA window encodes the following:
- a CDS encoding J domain-containing protein: MNFWDILGIKPTGDKNVIKEAYMEKLNLHHPEEDPDGFQILREAYETALKADLSQTNNDLENFSIEESPVQQWISGVDKLYDNFFERINADNWYGILNEDICYQIDTSKEISYELLNFLMDNYYLPHKIWKILDEYFSWSEKKEELYKKFPHNFIDFILNNIDKDFGFRYELFKKDIPIDYDSYIKNYYEANSELKANHIYQTRKILDISLRIYPYHPDMRILNGRYYLFTNNVDKAVEIFTDVILENKNDFEAHLNRGNAFLRLGRVNEAREDYNKALLLNPHSMSSMYGAADCCFCLGDFEKARELFDTLMDRYPYDREIRAKFISANYYLIDKYKKNPDFQYELARCYFNVSNFEKCYSLIKDAEKNTSIDFRIYLLLGNTLKALNMEKEAEIYMNKSIELNPDNWESYYFKGLLLQDLGRYREALEYYNRAESINDKYAILYNNKSDILCKLGEFEEAVHACDKAINLNPGLAHAYAHKTFSLFQLGLYDAALSFCNDSLRIFPYFLDLYLNKIKILSKLRKYEDIVDLCNRVLKMNIEDSSIYYEKALALGLLDRLEESVEFFYKAMELNPNNIDYYYYLANVYTSMHEYKKAVEIYTDAIENTLETESKYTEIYNERGLLYRELGKYDNAKQDFEKVLKLNPNHSTAYSNLGNIYGHLGQFKKSIEYYTKAIELNPEDATAHNGRGFSYRNIKKYDAAVSDYERALKIDPNFLLAYNNLGILYFYNLNDYDKSLTYFKMALEISPDYHEAYNNIGLLYDKLKQYGKSIEYLSKALELCPDSELYNLNIGIIYEHTKNYIKAIEHYEQVIQINPNNERVKKTLKKLKRK; the protein is encoded by the coding sequence ATGAATTTTTGGGATATATTGGGAATAAAACCTACTGGTGATAAAAATGTGATAAAAGAAGCTTATATGGAAAAATTGAACCTCCACCATCCAGAAGAGGACCCTGATGGATTTCAAATTCTCAGAGAAGCTTATGAGACTGCCTTGAAGGCAGATTTGAGCCAAACAAATAATGATTTGGAAAACTTCAGCATTGAAGAATCCCCAGTACAACAATGGATATCAGGTGTAGATAAATTATATGACAATTTTTTTGAAAGAATAAATGCAGACAACTGGTATGGTATTTTAAATGAAGATATATGTTATCAGATTGATACATCAAAAGAAATAAGTTATGAACTTCTAAATTTTCTTATGGATAATTACTATCTGCCCCATAAAATATGGAAAATTTTAGATGAGTATTTCTCCTGGAGTGAAAAAAAGGAGGAATTATATAAAAAATTCCCCCACAATTTCATTGATTTTATATTAAACAATATAGATAAAGACTTTGGGTTCCGGTATGAACTATTTAAAAAGGATATACCCATTGATTATGACAGTTATATAAAAAATTACTATGAGGCCAACAGTGAACTGAAAGCCAATCATATATATCAGACCAGAAAAATATTGGACATCAGCCTTAGAATTTATCCCTATCATCCAGATATGAGAATTTTGAATGGAAGGTATTATCTGTTCACAAATAATGTAGATAAAGCTGTAGAAATATTTACTGATGTTATTCTGGAAAATAAAAATGATTTCGAAGCACATTTAAACAGAGGAAATGCATTTCTGAGATTGGGTAGAGTAAATGAAGCCCGGGAAGATTATAACAAAGCACTTCTTTTGAATCCGCATAGCATGAGTTCAATGTATGGAGCCGCGGATTGCTGTTTTTGCCTTGGGGATTTTGAAAAAGCCAGAGAATTATTTGACACTTTAATGGACAGATATCCTTATGATAGGGAAATACGTGCAAAATTTATTTCTGCAAATTACTATTTGATTGACAAATACAAAAAAAATCCGGATTTTCAATACGAACTTGCCAGATGTTATTTCAATGTAAGCAATTTTGAAAAATGCTATTCACTGATTAAAGATGCTGAAAAAAATACGTCTATTGATTTTAGAATATATCTTCTGCTTGGTAATACACTAAAAGCCTTAAATATGGAAAAAGAGGCTGAGATCTACATGAATAAATCCATAGAATTGAATCCTGATAACTGGGAGTCATACTATTTCAAGGGCCTACTGTTGCAGGACCTGGGCAGATACAGAGAAGCTTTGGAATATTACAACCGCGCAGAGAGCATAAATGACAAATATGCAATTTTGTACAACAATAAAAGTGATATACTGTGCAAACTCGGAGAATTTGAAGAGGCTGTTCATGCCTGCGATAAAGCTATAAATTTGAATCCAGGTTTGGCTCATGCATATGCTCACAAGACCTTTTCATTGTTTCAGCTCGGACTTTATGATGCTGCCTTGAGTTTCTGTAATGATTCCTTAAGAATATTCCCCTATTTTTTAGATTTATACCTGAATAAAATCAAAATTCTTTCCAAATTGAGAAAATATGAGGATATAGTTGACCTGTGCAACAGAGTCTTGAAAATGAATATTGAAGACAGCAGCATATACTATGAAAAAGCACTGGCCCTAGGACTTCTGGATCGTCTTGAAGAATCCGTCGAGTTCTTTTACAAGGCTATGGAATTAAATCCAAATAATATAGATTATTATTATTATCTGGCAAATGTATATACCAGCATGCACGAATATAAAAAAGCTGTGGAGATATATACCGATGCCATAGAAAACACCCTGGAAACAGAATCCAAATACACAGAAATTTATAACGAAAGAGGACTACTGTACCGTGAATTGGGTAAGTACGACAACGCAAAACAGGATTTTGAAAAAGTACTGAAACTGAATCCCAATCATAGCACTGCCTACAGTAATCTTGGAAATATATACGGCCATTTGGGGCAGTTCAAAAAGTCCATAGAATATTATACAAAAGCCATAGAATTGAACCCGGAAGATGCAACTGCCCACAACGGCAGAGGATTTTCCTACAGAAATATAAAAAAGTATGATGCTGCTGTATCGGACTATGAGCGGGCTCTGAAAATTGATCCGAATTTTTTACTTGCCTATAACAATTTGGGGATTTTATACTTTTATAATTTAAATGATTATGACAAATCCCTCACATACTTCAAGATGGCACTGGAAATATCACCTGACTATCATGAGGCGTATAACAATATCGGATTGTTGTACGATAAGCTAAAACAATACGGCAAATCCATAGAATACTTGTCAAAGGCACTGGAACTATGTCCTGATAGTGAATTATACAACTTAAATATTGGAATCATATATGAACACACTAAAAATTATATCAAGGCAATAGAACACTATGAGCAGGTTATACAGATAAATCCCAACAATGAACGGGTTAAAAAAACTCTAAAAAAATTGAAGAGAAAATAG
- a CDS encoding MarR family winged helix-turn-helix transcriptional regulator — translation MSEIREEILEQFTYLHKLLHRYQMQNLRNFGPFSNPHRGQGRVLSILKMKPEISQKELTYLLDMSRQALAELLSKLEKNEYIQRETSEKDRRSFNVKLTEKGAAAASEIDDDASPELEKVFDCLSNEELSNLSEYLKRIIKGLQEQFGGDNEDFGKQMLEKFMEHGHHFRGHGDVFFGGGFHHGWYGGRHDNDSEKKRD, via the coding sequence ATGAGTGAAATAAGAGAAGAAATTTTAGAACAGTTCACATATCTGCATAAACTACTGCACCGTTATCAAATGCAAAATCTTAGGAATTTTGGACCTTTTAGCAATCCACATAGAGGTCAGGGTCGTGTTCTTTCAATATTGAAGATGAAACCCGAAATTAGTCAGAAAGAATTGACTTATCTTTTAGATATGAGCAGGCAGGCTCTGGCGGAACTTCTGAGCAAATTGGAAAAAAACGAATATATCCAGCGTGAGACATCAGAGAAAGACCGTCGCAGCTTCAATGTAAAACTGACTGAAAAAGGTGCTGCAGCAGCCAGTGAGATAGATGATGATGCGTCGCCTGAACTGGAGAAAGTGTTTGACTGCCTGAGCAATGAGGAACTATCCAATCTCAGTGAATATCTCAAGCGTATTATTAAAGGGCTTCAAGAGCAGTTCGGAGGCGACAACGAGGATTTTGGCAAACAGATGCTGGAGAAATTTATGGAACATGGCCATCACTTCAGGGGACATGGAGATGTTTTCTTTGGAGGTGGATTTCATCATGGATGGTACGGCGGCAGACATGATAATGACAGCGAAAAGAAGAGAGATTGA
- a CDS encoding PEP/pyruvate-binding domain-containing protein — protein sequence MYVINLNKIGKGDVMLAGGKAANLGEMIQAGFPVPSGFCITSEGYDQFIMKNKFQSVIEKYLKKIYLDGSRSRELSQELMDLLSRGRFPEEMKEDIVKEYEKLGEKVPAAVRSSATAEDLPEASFAGQQETYLNVRGKENILDAVKKCFSSLWSERAIEYRKKTGYDRRKISLAVVVQKMIEGDVSGVLFTVNPTNENTHEMMINASYGLGEAVVSGKVTPDIFIWDRKGGKITDEILGSKKMSILYRKNGGTIQVENEEKNRNKFSLSRREIEELVKMAGNIEGHYGHPQDIEWAVKNNKIYILQSREITTLGRNTEEQMKTAKLSKTQSEIMNNLIEHCPTPIYPLEFEPFNHITKVKLELLSQFGILMKSQLGMRDDGTVFIEKSSIHISPKILKLPFKIKHFLDYSNNLRHTKDIFGSVNYRLSKIEKDKIQNDLQKLSLGELLDCLGEIMKISDEIVYVRFRYNIFPGFLTSKLIHSKLQKIKKGMTEYDLLSNLSYRTWNMNKAVEKLAQIVNEDNNLKDGILQLKCEGGKELEMKLENMACSYRKFGDFYRNILQEFGWKSINSYQAFSTVSWNEDKGSLITLIKVGMKNKAGEYDRNKYDDICSRIWDIFSKRTADKMLEKVAQIRCYHVNREDSLYMLEKCYGLSRKILGEITIKFPEIFKYRKDILYLTLDEVYSLNESQDKKFFVDKIKIREKSREKNKILCESLELGGKNNGKNVLKGVCGNRGKASGRVCIVKDMDEFSKLESGDILVCRYTDPSWTPLFSIAKAVVSDTGGPLSHSAIVAREYNIPAVLGCGSATSVLKDGDNVVVDGDRGTVKFYLR from the coding sequence GTGTATGTAATAAATTTAAACAAAATCGGAAAAGGTGATGTGATGCTGGCAGGGGGAAAGGCTGCCAATTTGGGTGAGATGATTCAGGCAGGTTTTCCGGTACCGTCAGGTTTTTGTATAACCAGTGAAGGCTATGATCAGTTTATAATGAAAAATAAATTTCAGAGTGTTATAGAAAAATATCTGAAAAAAATTTATCTGGACGGGAGCAGAAGCAGAGAATTGTCACAGGAATTGATGGATTTGCTGTCCAGAGGAAGATTTCCGGAGGAAATGAAAGAAGATATTGTGAAGGAATATGAAAAGCTTGGAGAAAAGGTTCCCGCAGCAGTTCGCTCCTCAGCTACAGCTGAAGACCTGCCTGAAGCAAGTTTTGCAGGTCAGCAGGAAACTTATCTGAATGTCAGGGGTAAAGAAAACATACTTGATGCTGTGAAAAAATGTTTTTCATCCCTTTGGTCTGAGAGAGCAATAGAGTACAGAAAAAAAACAGGATATGACAGGAGAAAGATATCTCTGGCTGTTGTAGTGCAGAAGATGATAGAGGGAGATGTATCCGGAGTACTCTTTACTGTAAATCCAACTAATGAAAATACTCATGAAATGATGATAAATGCATCCTATGGACTGGGGGAAGCTGTTGTATCCGGAAAGGTCACGCCTGATATTTTTATCTGGGACAGAAAAGGAGGCAAAATCACAGACGAGATTTTAGGAAGCAAGAAAATGAGCATCCTGTACCGGAAAAACGGAGGTACAATTCAGGTGGAAAATGAAGAAAAAAATAGGAATAAATTTTCCTTGAGCCGCAGGGAAATTGAAGAGCTTGTGAAAATGGCAGGAAATATCGAAGGGCATTATGGTCATCCACAGGATATAGAATGGGCGGTTAAGAATAATAAAATTTATATTCTTCAGTCCAGGGAAATCACTACACTCGGCAGGAATACAGAAGAGCAGATGAAAACTGCAAAGCTCTCTAAAACTCAGTCTGAAATTATGAACAATCTTATCGAACACTGCCCTACTCCAATTTATCCATTGGAGTTTGAACCTTTTAATCATATAACAAAAGTTAAATTGGAGCTGCTTTCTCAATTTGGCATTCTCATGAAAAGTCAGCTTGGTATGAGAGATGATGGTACGGTATTTATAGAAAAATCAAGTATACATATTTCTCCTAAGATACTTAAGCTTCCCTTTAAGATAAAGCATTTTCTAGACTATTCAAATAATTTGAGGCATACCAAAGATATTTTCGGCAGCGTGAATTACAGGCTTTCAAAAATAGAGAAAGATAAGATTCAAAATGATCTTCAGAAACTTTCTCTTGGAGAGCTGCTGGATTGTCTGGGGGAAATAATGAAAATTTCAGATGAAATTGTCTATGTACGTTTCAGATATAATATATTTCCCGGATTTTTAACAAGCAAGCTCATTCATTCAAAACTTCAGAAAATAAAAAAGGGTATGACGGAATATGACCTTTTAAGCAATTTGAGCTACAGGACCTGGAATATGAATAAGGCCGTAGAAAAGCTTGCTCAAATAGTAAATGAGGATAATAATTTAAAAGATGGAATTCTACAGCTGAAATGTGAAGGTGGAAAGGAGCTTGAAATGAAGCTGGAGAATATGGCATGCTCCTATAGAAAATTTGGGGACTTTTACAGGAATATATTGCAGGAGTTTGGCTGGAAATCCATCAACAGCTACCAGGCGTTCAGTACGGTTTCGTGGAATGAGGACAAAGGCAGCCTCATTACCCTGATTAAGGTGGGCATGAAGAATAAAGCTGGAGAATATGACAGAAATAAATATGATGACATATGCAGCAGAATATGGGATATTTTTTCAAAGAGGACAGCTGATAAGATGCTTGAAAAAGTAGCACAGATAAGATGTTATCATGTTAACAGGGAAGATAGTTTGTACATGCTTGAAAAATGTTATGGCCTTTCAAGAAAAATTCTTGGGGAAATCACAATTAAATTTCCTGAGATATTCAAGTATAGAAAGGATATATTATATTTGACTTTAGATGAAGTGTACAGTCTTAACGAAAGTCAGGACAAAAAATTTTTTGTAGATAAAATTAAAATAAGGGAAAAAAGCCGGGAAAAAAATAAAATACTATGTGAAAGTCTCGAGTTGGGCGGCAAAAATAATGGAAAAAATGTATTAAAAGGGGTCTGTGGCAACAGAGGAAAGGCTTCAGGCCGGGTTTGTATTGTAAAAGATATGGATGAATTTTCAAAACTTGAAAGTGGGGATATACTGGTTTGCAGATATACGGATCCTTCCTGGACTCCATTGTTTTCCATTGCAAAAGCAGTGGTTTCCGATACTGGAGGACCTCTTTCCCATAGTGCCATTGTAGCCAGGGAATACAATATTCCTGCGGTGCTTGGCTGTGGCAGTGCTACAAGTGTACTTAAAGATGGAGACAATGTAGTAGTGGATGGAGACAGGGGAACCGTCAAATTTTATTTAAGATAA
- a CDS encoding class I SAM-dependent methyltransferase codes for MIQKLTGIPETLLIPLWARAVETKRKDSMFKDYMAVEMVEKIDYDFSKFDGAWVSQTGVAVRTELFDNETRKFINRNSEAVIVNIGCGLDTRYFRVDNGKIVWYDLDLPEPIRIKKKFLKETKRYRMISKSVLDYPWIQEIDALGRAVLIIAEGVLMYFEESEIKELMNKLVKGFPESEMIFEMMTPMVVKGSRHHDTAKKVGVTFKWGIKSGKEMLKYNKNIEFVSEKNFFDYHKARWRWLRIPSLIPAFKNNFNDRLVHLRFL; via the coding sequence ATGATACAAAAATTGACTGGAATTCCAGAAACACTTCTTATACCGCTTTGGGCAAGGGCGGTTGAAACAAAGCGGAAAGATTCCATGTTTAAGGATTATATGGCAGTGGAAATGGTTGAAAAAATTGATTATGATTTTTCAAAATTTGATGGAGCGTGGGTTTCACAAACTGGTGTTGCTGTCCGTACTGAGCTATTTGACAATGAAACCCGGAAATTTATAAATAGGAATTCTGAAGCTGTGATTGTGAACATAGGCTGTGGATTGGATACACGATATTTTAGAGTGGATAATGGGAAAATCGTGTGGTATGATCTGGATCTGCCGGAGCCTATCAGAATAAAGAAAAAATTTTTAAAAGAAACGAAAAGATACAGGATGATATCCAAATCGGTTTTAGATTATCCATGGATTCAAGAAATAGATGCTCTTGGACGAGCTGTACTTATTATAGCTGAAGGAGTACTCATGTATTTTGAAGAAAGTGAAATCAAAGAGCTTATGAACAAATTGGTGAAAGGATTCCCGGAGTCGGAAATGATTTTTGAAATGATGACTCCAATGGTAGTAAAAGGCAGCAGACATCATGATACTGCCAAGAAGGTCGGAGTTACATTCAAATGGGGCATAAAGTCAGGAAAGGAAATGCTGAAATACAATAAAAATATTGAATTTGTATCAGAGAAAAATTTTTTTGACTACCATAAAGCAAGATGGAGATGGCTGAGGATACCGTCACTTATTCCTGCCTTTAAAAACAATTTTAACGACAGATTAGTACATTTAAGATTTTTATAA
- a CDS encoding TetR/AcrR family transcriptional regulator, translating into MESVVMGRAYTEEEREKIRIKIKQYGKEMFEKDGFKNFRIQKLTKQVGISLGGFYTFFKNKESLYREILNDEKNRIRAKIIDWVKEYNIGPRDFFIEISDKFQEKARENKLYEAREAYNLVDEVFLDTNDSNKKENLAFIQKLREIWEKRSIYLNRSNKEIYGVLALFGIVAVKWYVIDESIFEKLYLEVCGNLIGKVVQKADFQL; encoded by the coding sequence ATGGAGAGTGTTGTAATGGGCAGGGCATATACGGAAGAGGAAAGAGAAAAGATCAGGATAAAAATTAAACAATATGGAAAGGAAATGTTTGAAAAAGATGGCTTTAAGAATTTCCGTATTCAGAAGCTGACTAAACAGGTTGGAATTTCCCTGGGAGGATTTTATACTTTTTTTAAGAACAAGGAATCTCTTTACAGGGAAATTTTAAATGATGAAAAAAATAGAATACGTGCAAAGATAATTGACTGGGTAAAAGAATATAATATAGGACCAAGAGATTTTTTTATAGAGATTTCAGATAAATTTCAGGAAAAAGCCAGGGAAAACAAATTATATGAAGCCAGGGAGGCATATAATCTTGTAGATGAAGTATTCCTTGATACAAATGATTCAAACAAAAAGGAAAACCTGGCTTTTATACAGAAACTCAGAGAAATATGGGAAAAGAGAAGTATTTATTTAAATAGATCAAATAAAGAAATATACGGAGTACTGGCACTGTTTGGAATTGTAGCTGTGAAATGGTATGTAATCGATGAAAGTATATTTGAAAAATTATATTTGGAGGTCTGTGGCAATTTAATCGGAAAAGTAGTACAAAAAGCAGATTTCCAGCTTTAG
- a CDS encoding molecular chaperone HscC: MPIIGIDLGTTNSLVSYWNGNESVIIPNVFDENITPSVVSMDDSGQIFVGKIAKERQITHPDMTASVFKRNMGSKKIFTLGDRSFLPEELSALIIRSLKKDAEAYLGKSVKEAIISVPAYFNDTQRKATKRAGELAGLKVERLINEPTAAAIAYGLHQQELSTKFLVFDLGGGTFDVSILELYKNVMEVRAVAGDNYLGGEDFTDIILSLFLKKNNLNMENLNYKTLAIIKKQAEKAKIGFSTSRETSMSCKIDGKILKCNFNIGEYEKACQSLILRLRRPVERALNDAEIKAKEIDSIVLVGGATKLPLVRTFVSKLFGRIPNTSINPDEAVALGAGIQGAMKERNMHLREVVLTDVCPYTLGTDVSVKKPGGYYESGHFCPIIERNTVIPVSKTERLYTIQDNQKIINVEILQGESRLTKDNILLGEINVDIPPSPAGQQAVDIRYTYDINGILEVEVTVVSTGLKKRIVIEKNPGYMSKEEIEKRLQELSSLKIHPRDKEENKLLIAKGERLYEESVGEIREILDYNLQLFEDILQKQDEQEIKKAAEKLKELFAQIEEMRSL, translated from the coding sequence ATGCCTATTATAGGAATAGATCTGGGAACTACCAACAGTTTGGTTTCATACTGGAATGGAAACGAGTCCGTAATAATCCCCAATGTTTTTGATGAAAACATAACACCTTCCGTGGTAAGCATGGATGATTCCGGCCAAATATTTGTAGGTAAGATTGCAAAGGAAAGACAGATAACACATCCGGACATGACCGCAAGTGTATTCAAAAGAAACATGGGTTCCAAAAAGATTTTCACGCTGGGTGACAGAAGCTTTCTGCCAGAAGAATTATCTGCGCTGATAATCCGTTCATTGAAAAAAGACGCCGAAGCATATCTTGGAAAATCCGTAAAAGAGGCCATTATAAGCGTTCCCGCCTATTTTAACGACACCCAGAGAAAAGCTACAAAGAGAGCCGGGGAACTGGCGGGTCTGAAGGTTGAAAGGCTTATAAACGAACCTACTGCTGCGGCTATAGCTTATGGACTTCATCAACAGGAATTAAGCACCAAATTCCTTGTTTTTGATTTGGGCGGCGGAACTTTTGACGTGTCCATACTGGAACTGTACAAAAATGTAATGGAAGTACGTGCTGTAGCTGGAGACAATTACCTTGGAGGAGAGGATTTTACTGACATTATTCTGTCACTGTTTTTAAAGAAAAACAATTTGAATATGGAAAATCTAAACTATAAAACTCTGGCAATTATTAAAAAGCAGGCAGAGAAAGCTAAAATTGGATTTTCCACCAGCAGGGAAACTTCAATGAGCTGCAAAATAGACGGTAAAATATTAAAATGCAATTTTAATATTGGAGAGTATGAAAAAGCCTGTCAGAGTTTGATATTAAGGCTTAGGAGGCCTGTGGAAAGAGCATTAAATGATGCAGAGATAAAGGCAAAGGAAATTGATTCCATAGTTCTAGTGGGTGGTGCAACAAAACTTCCCCTTGTCAGAACTTTTGTAAGCAAATTATTCGGGCGTATTCCAAATACAAGTATAAATCCAGATGAAGCCGTAGCACTTGGTGCAGGAATACAGGGTGCCATGAAAGAGAGGAATATGCATTTGAGAGAGGTAGTTCTTACAGACGTATGCCCTTATACACTGGGTACTGATGTTTCAGTAAAGAAACCCGGCGGATATTATGAATCAGGCCATTTCTGCCCTATAATTGAGAGAAACACTGTAATTCCAGTAAGTAAAACTGAAAGATTATATACAATACAGGATAATCAGAAGATAATCAATGTAGAAATACTGCAGGGAGAAAGCAGACTGACAAAAGATAATATACTGCTTGGAGAAATCAATGTGGACATTCCTCCTTCACCAGCGGGACAGCAGGCCGTTGATATAAGATATACCTATGATATAAACGGAATTCTGGAAGTTGAAGTGACAGTAGTATCCACTGGGCTCAAAAAAAGAATTGTAATTGAAAAAAATCCAGGTTATATGTCTAAAGAAGAGATTGAAAAAAGGCTTCAAGAATTAAGCAGCCTCAAAATTCACCCGAGAGACAAGGAAGAAAACAAACTTCTCATAGCAAAAGGCGAAAGGTTGTATGAAGAATCAGTAGGTGAAATCAGAGAAATATTGGATTATAATTTACAGCTTTTCGAGGATATTCTACAGAAACAGGATGAGCAGGAAATAAAAAAAGCTGCAGAAAAATTAAAAGAATTATTTGCACAAATTGAAGAGATGAGGTCATTATGA
- a CDS encoding zinc ribbon domain-containing protein translates to MEKIQYVCPKCGSREYESDQFQATGGNFAKIFDVQNKKFITVSCKRCGYTELYKDQSSTGWNILDLLIGN, encoded by the coding sequence ATGGAAAAAATACAATATGTTTGTCCAAAGTGTGGCAGCAGGGAATATGAATCGGATCAATTTCAGGCAACAGGAGGAAATTTCGCAAAAATATTTGATGTACAGAATAAGAAGTTTATTACTGTCAGCTGCAAGAGATGTGGGTATACGGAATTGTATAAAGATCAGTCTTCTACTGGATGGAATATTTTAGATTTGCTAATAGGAAATTAA
- a CDS encoding tetratricopeptide repeat protein, producing the protein MINLFRNFKKRETYTENAVVEFNNTLKDLYDNFSSRIDIKRWNMLIDDSISKLGIKTSSNELLNFLTDNRNLPYKVWILFNKYFKWSTRSEELSSAFSKTFIQFVLSNINFQYKLRYDLFEENINGSYDDFINLYYEAYFALKNKNLYTCQKSILEAKEIFPKHLDLIILEGRYYSEVNNIKMSLDKLSYAIGLDNEDFEAHLYRAHVYVRIGKLEHAYGDYKKCLELSSDSTDVQYGLADCCLHMGKYEESKNIYNKIRVKYPDSETIISNLDSASSFSSDKDYTEQGKF; encoded by the coding sequence ATGATTAACTTATTTAGGAATTTTAAAAAAAGAGAAACTTATACTGAAAATGCCGTTGTCGAATTCAATAACACTCTTAAAGATTTGTACGATAATTTCTCTTCAAGAATTGATATTAAAAGATGGAACATGCTTATAGATGACTCAATTTCAAAACTTGGGATTAAAACCTCAAGCAATGAATTGCTGAATTTTCTTACAGACAACCGCAACTTGCCCTATAAAGTGTGGATACTTTTCAACAAATATTTCAAGTGGAGTACTAGAAGTGAGGAACTCAGCAGTGCATTCTCTAAAACCTTCATACAATTTGTATTGTCAAATATAAATTTCCAATATAAACTGAGATATGACCTATTTGAGGAAAATATAAATGGTTCCTACGATGACTTTATAAATCTATATTATGAAGCGTACTTTGCATTAAAAAACAAGAATTTATACACGTGTCAAAAATCAATCCTAGAAGCTAAGGAAATTTTCCCGAAGCATCTGGATCTGATTATTCTGGAAGGAAGATACTATTCCGAGGTAAATAATATTAAAATGTCCCTTGATAAATTATCCTATGCCATAGGTCTGGATAATGAAGACTTCGAGGCGCATCTATACAGAGCCCATGTATATGTACGAATTGGGAAACTTGAACATGCTTATGGAGATTATAAAAAGTGCCTTGAACTGTCATCTGACAGCACAGATGTACAATATGGCCTTGCGGACTGCTGTCTCCATATGGGAAAATATGAAGAGTCGAAAAACATCTATAATAAAATAAGGGTTAAATATCCGGACAGTGAAACAATTATATCAAATTTAGATTCAGCCAGCAGCTTTTCAAGTGACAAAGATTATACTGAACAGGGGAAATTTTAA